The uncultured Fibrobacter sp. genome has a window encoding:
- a CDS encoding extracellular solute-binding protein, protein MKKFYSAAFVSAALMMSTLSLTACNESGKGASKDAKSAGKNAELNCPELPFDSTATGEFDPIASKDARPCGAITLWGSAMPKSFNMWEDYNSFSAELMGMMFEPLVSLHSTEDREVGILADSWSVSEDGKTFTFHVDPRAKWSDGKPVTAEDVQFYYDVIMDEKNLTPIFKVGLSRFDRPEVVDSLTVKMTAKESHWGNFWEAAGMLAFPKHAWAGKDFNQIRYEFPVVSGPYKIKTFREDRYVELQRRADWWGFKKNWNRGKYNFEKIRYRFMNDQTKALEAFKKQDINAYAIYTSSIWMKQTDFDAIQKGWAVKQRIFNKEPIGFQGMAINLRKPQFQDVRVRRALNMLLNREAMNEKYMYNQYFLLNSYYPDLWEGNQNPTAPLYKFNPDSARALFAEAGYKVNAQGVLEKDGKPFAINFITSQEDLRHLTLFQEDLKKVGVVATIEQMSQSTLRKRLDDADFDLYWVNWGAGRLRDPEASWISTTALQKGTNNLAGVQDKVVDSLINLQKTEFDLAKRNEILKALDNRLAEIVPYVLMWQCDHHRILYWNRYGTPEKVFDRFNREDAIPVYWWLDPTKSAALDKAMKAGESLPVPEYDIK, encoded by the coding sequence ATGAAAAAATTTTATAGTGCCGCATTTGTGTCTGCGGCTTTGATGATGTCTACGCTTTCCCTTACGGCCTGCAACGAGTCCGGCAAGGGGGCGTCTAAGGATGCCAAGTCTGCTGGTAAGAACGCCGAACTGAACTGCCCCGAACTGCCGTTTGATTCTACGGCCACGGGCGAGTTCGACCCGATTGCCTCGAAGGATGCTCGCCCCTGCGGTGCGATCACCTTGTGGGGTTCTGCGATGCCCAAATCCTTTAACATGTGGGAAGACTACAACAGTTTCTCGGCTGAACTCATGGGCATGATGTTTGAACCGCTCGTGAGCCTGCATAGCACCGAAGACCGCGAAGTGGGAATCCTCGCCGACAGCTGGAGCGTGTCCGAAGATGGCAAGACGTTCACCTTCCATGTGGATCCGCGGGCCAAGTGGAGCGACGGCAAGCCGGTGACTGCTGAAGATGTGCAGTTCTACTACGACGTCATTATGGACGAGAAAAACCTTACGCCGATTTTCAAGGTGGGCCTCAGTCGCTTTGACCGCCCCGAAGTCGTCGACAGCCTCACGGTGAAGATGACAGCCAAGGAATCGCACTGGGGTAACTTCTGGGAAGCAGCGGGTATGCTTGCCTTCCCGAAGCACGCCTGGGCCGGCAAGGACTTTAACCAGATCCGCTACGAGTTCCCGGTGGTATCTGGTCCGTACAAGATCAAGACCTTCCGCGAAGACCGCTACGTGGAACTGCAGCGCCGTGCTGACTGGTGGGGCTTCAAGAAGAACTGGAACCGCGGCAAGTACAACTTCGAAAAAATCCGCTACCGTTTCATGAACGATCAGACGAAGGCGCTTGAAGCGTTCAAGAAGCAGGACATCAACGCCTACGCGATTTACACCAGCAGCATCTGGATGAAACAGACGGACTTTGACGCCATTCAAAAAGGCTGGGCGGTCAAGCAGCGTATCTTCAACAAGGAACCGATCGGTTTCCAGGGCATGGCTATCAACTTGCGCAAGCCGCAGTTCCAGGATGTCCGCGTTCGCCGCGCCCTCAACATGCTCCTGAACCGCGAAGCGATGAACGAAAAGTACATGTACAACCAGTACTTCTTGCTCAACAGCTATTACCCTGACCTGTGGGAAGGTAACCAGAATCCGACGGCGCCTCTCTACAAGTTCAATCCGGATAGCGCTCGCGCCCTCTTTGCGGAAGCGGGTTATAAGGTGAATGCTCAGGGCGTGCTTGAAAAAGACGGCAAGCCGTTCGCCATCAACTTTATCACGAGCCAAGAAGACTTGCGCCACCTCACGCTGTTCCAGGAAGACTTGAAGAAGGTGGGCGTCGTGGCGACTATCGAACAGATGTCGCAGAGTACGCTTCGCAAGCGCCTGGACGATGCCGACTTTGATTTGTACTGGGTGAACTGGGGCGCAGGCCGCCTCCGCGATCCGGAAGCCAGCTGGATTTCTACGACAGCCCTTCAGAAGGGAACGAACAACCTCGCTGGCGTGCAAGACAAGGTGGTGGATAGCCTCATCAACTTGCAGAAGACTGAATTCGATCTCGCGAAGCGCAACGAAATCCTGAAGGCACTCGATAACCGCCTCGCCGAAATCGTACCTTACGTACTTATGTGGCAGTGCGATCATCACCGCATTCTCTACTGGAACCGCTACGGTACGCCGGAGAAGGTATTCGACCGCTTCAACCGCGAAGATGCCATCCCCGTTTACTGGTGGCTTGATCCTACGAAGTCCGCTGCCCTCGACAAGGCCATGAAGGCCGGCGAAAGCCTGCCCGTGCCGGAATACGATATCAAATAG
- a CDS encoding TIGR02147 family protein, whose translation MFARNKINIYDYTDYRKFLQDFYELEKSLDPTFSYRVFATAVSMDASLLVKILQGKRHVSPKCVEAFVQFFRFKEAKAEYFRETVAYGKAKTDEEVRKHFETLQKMRPASCRELDEARYRYFQQWYYPMIRSALDVFDYRGPQDAAALGEACIPKLTASQVEKAVEALLQLGLARQRKDGRVEPTEAHLRTQEHWLSATISDYQGRIAELARDSIAYIPKEKRDISTLTMALDSKQIQKIREILAETRKAIVNVVNTMPAQICDSVYQLNFQLFPMMKKEE comes from the coding sequence ATGTTCGCAAGAAATAAGATAAACATATACGACTATACCGACTACCGCAAGTTCTTGCAGGACTTCTACGAACTGGAAAAGTCGTTAGACCCGACATTCAGCTATCGCGTGTTCGCCACTGCGGTCAGTATGGATGCTAGTCTCTTGGTAAAGATTTTGCAGGGCAAACGCCATGTTTCACCCAAGTGCGTTGAGGCTTTTGTGCAATTTTTCCGTTTCAAGGAAGCGAAGGCGGAATACTTCCGTGAGACGGTCGCCTACGGCAAGGCTAAAACCGACGAAGAAGTGCGCAAGCATTTTGAGACGCTCCAGAAAATGCGCCCGGCGAGTTGTCGCGAGTTAGATGAGGCTCGGTACCGTTATTTTCAGCAGTGGTACTACCCGATGATCCGTTCGGCACTAGATGTGTTCGATTATCGTGGACCGCAAGATGCGGCTGCGCTCGGTGAAGCATGTATCCCTAAGCTAACCGCTTCGCAGGTCGAGAAAGCAGTTGAGGCGCTGTTGCAGTTGGGGCTTGCCCGCCAACGCAAGGATGGTCGTGTGGAGCCCACCGAGGCGCACCTCCGTACGCAGGAACACTGGCTGAGTGCAACCATTAGCGATTACCAAGGGCGTATCGCAGAGCTAGCGCGAGATTCGATTGCTTACATTCCGAAGGAAAAGCGTGATATCAGCACGCTTACCATGGCACTCGACTCGAAACAAATCCAGAAAATCCGCGAAATCCTTGCAGAAACGCGAAAAGCCATCGTAAATGTGGTCAATACGATGCCCGCACAGATATGCGACAGCGTTTATCAATTAAATTTTCAGTTATTCCCGATGATGAAAAAGGAAGAGTGA
- the trxA gene encoding thioredoxin has protein sequence MSEMNITKNNFEQEVLHSDKPVLIDFWAPWCGPCRMLSPVISEIAEEYGDKIKVCKVNVDDEGELAASFNVMSIPTLVVVKDGKVTNSAIGVRPKAQIVEMIG, from the coding sequence ATGTCTGAAATGAATATCACCAAAAACAACTTTGAACAAGAAGTGCTCCACTCCGACAAGCCGGTCCTGATCGATTTCTGGGCTCCTTGGTGCGGCCCTTGCCGGATGCTTTCGCCCGTGATCTCGGAGATAGCTGAGGAATACGGCGACAAGATCAAGGTCTGCAAGGTGAACGTGGACGATGAAGGCGAATTGGCCGCCTCGTTCAATGTCATGAGCATCCCGACGCTTGTGGTCGTAAAGGACGGCAAGGTGACGAATTCTGCAATCGGCGTTCGCCCGAAGGCTCAGATTGTAGAAATGATTGGCTAA
- a CDS encoding ATP-binding protein, with product MFVGRKKELKLLEDLYNSKKFEMLIMHGRRRVGKSFLLAQFAALHEKDTVFFTADKGSESDNVHNFCTELKRVLNTGDFLNALNTWQDVYSFIDGFSFSKRINIIIDEFTYLYNSNPAYDSGLQNAIDRILKKKNIFLILCGSEVSVIEDLFDNSTKPLYGRKTADLKLQPFTYKEAREFFPKYSNEEVLTVYSILGGIPLYLSLFDDSISIRENIIKTCLSTTGYLYNEIDTLLRMELKETLFYKNILLAINSGASTLNDIKTKVDGDSAKIAKYLKVLENLGFIKTEIPVGEKSKTRNTLYSIEENYFAFYFRFIYKHLNMLNGLIAPEIYYDREFTIENINGYIGHRFERVCSQYIKEKSYNGELPFFAEEIGRWWGNNPVEKRQEEIDIVVQDQNNAIICECKYTEKPFDESELLNLQASAPCIKRDNLYFWIFSRKGITSGVKKKIKNQDNFKVTTIKELFD from the coding sequence ATGTTTGTCGGCCGAAAAAAGGAACTCAAGCTACTCGAAGATCTATACAATTCGAAAAAATTCGAAATGCTCATCATGCACGGCCGCAGACGCGTCGGCAAGAGTTTTCTTTTGGCTCAGTTTGCAGCTCTTCACGAAAAGGATACCGTTTTCTTTACAGCCGACAAAGGTAGCGAAAGTGATAACGTTCACAATTTTTGTACAGAGCTCAAACGAGTCTTGAACACAGGAGACTTTCTTAACGCGCTCAATACATGGCAAGATGTTTACTCGTTTATCGACGGATTCTCGTTTTCAAAACGAATTAACATCATCATTGACGAATTCACCTATCTATACAATTCGAACCCCGCATACGATTCCGGGCTGCAAAACGCCATAGACCGCATTCTGAAAAAAAAGAACATTTTTTTGATATTGTGCGGTTCCGAAGTTTCTGTTATTGAAGATTTGTTCGACAATTCAACAAAGCCGTTGTACGGCCGCAAAACAGCAGATTTAAAATTACAGCCATTCACTTACAAAGAAGCAAGGGAGTTTTTCCCGAAATACAGTAACGAGGAAGTTCTTACAGTCTATTCTATTCTTGGAGGCATTCCCCTATACCTGTCACTTTTTGACGATTCGATTTCCATCCGCGAAAACATCATCAAGACATGCCTTTCCACGACGGGTTACCTATACAACGAAATTGATACGTTGCTCCGTATGGAGCTCAAAGAAACACTCTTTTACAAGAACATCCTTCTCGCGATCAATTCGGGCGCATCTACACTAAATGACATAAAGACTAAAGTCGATGGGGACAGCGCTAAAATAGCGAAATACTTGAAAGTCCTTGAAAACTTAGGATTTATCAAAACTGAAATTCCTGTTGGTGAAAAAAGCAAAACGCGCAATACGCTCTATTCAATTGAGGAAAACTATTTTGCCTTTTATTTCAGGTTCATATACAAACATTTAAATATGCTGAACGGATTGATCGCACCTGAAATTTACTACGATCGGGAATTCACCATTGAAAACATAAACGGTTATATAGGTCATCGTTTTGAAAGAGTGTGTTCTCAGTACATCAAAGAAAAATCCTACAACGGCGAGTTACCATTTTTTGCTGAAGAAATAGGCCGCTGGTGGGGAAACAATCCCGTTGAAAAAAGGCAAGAAGAAATCGACATTGTTGTTCAAGACCAAAATAATGCAATTATTTGCGAATGCAAATACACAGAAAAACCTTTTGACGAAAGTGAACTTTTAAATTTGCAGGCAAGCGCACCATGCATCAAACGCGATAACCTATATTTCTGGATTTTCTCACGCAAAGGCATCACGTCTGGAGTTAAAAAGAAAATCAAGAATCAGGATAACTTCAAGGTTACCACGATTAAAGAATTGTTCGATTAG
- a CDS encoding Crp/Fnr family transcriptional regulator: MKAAPIRLIVPRLPFWSMLSSEEQAIVLERAVVKNFGKGQLVSSNTSECLGIVFILEGEIRVSMTSDEGREVSLYHARKDEVCVSTASCVIRQLTFDTAVVAEKDTSLLVVPAMVCARLMESNVHVRAFVFECETERFSQAVRAIQLMLFKRFDQRLASYLVSHFERGGSDEIRKTQEEIARDVNSAREVVARMLREFADKGLVEIRRGAIKLRNVDGLRKIL; the protein is encoded by the coding sequence ATGAAGGCTGCTCCGATTCGTTTGATTGTTCCCAGACTCCCGTTCTGGTCGATGCTTTCGTCCGAAGAACAGGCGATTGTGTTGGAACGTGCCGTTGTCAAGAATTTCGGAAAGGGACAGCTCGTGAGCAGCAACACTTCCGAATGTCTCGGAATCGTCTTTATTCTCGAAGGCGAAATTCGCGTGAGCATGACCTCGGACGAAGGCCGCGAGGTTTCGCTGTACCATGCCCGCAAAGATGAAGTCTGTGTGTCGACGGCGTCGTGCGTGATTCGTCAGCTGACTTTTGACACGGCGGTAGTGGCCGAAAAGGATACGTCCCTGCTAGTGGTCCCTGCGATGGTCTGTGCGCGTCTGATGGAATCCAACGTGCATGTGCGCGCCTTTGTCTTTGAATGTGAAACGGAGCGTTTTTCGCAGGCGGTTCGTGCCATTCAGCTGATGCTGTTCAAGCGCTTTGACCAGCGGCTTGCTTCTTATTTGGTGTCGCATTTTGAAAGGGGCGGCTCCGACGAAATCCGCAAAACGCAAGAGGAAATTGCTCGCGACGTGAATTCCGCCCGCGAGGTGGTGGCCCGTATGCTCCGTGAATTTGCAGACAAGGGACTCGTCGAAATCAGGCGCGGCGCCATCAAGTTGCGCAACGTGGATGGCCTCCGCAAGATTTTGTGA
- a CDS encoding carboxypeptidase-like regulatory domain-containing protein yields the protein MKVIHALSLFAASLGVAFTACSTNENSVANGTGSNAGETEIAGIVTATNHGMPLKNAVARVWILNEDSMLVAYEDSLDDNGILKINSVALSEKKAPVQLLEMRSGDSLSIMRWVDLERSPEQNLAIAQSESLKGFITNNGTAVENATVSILDQTVTTDAQGYFEFSGLPAGVHYAFVEGYFGKFSYQMETGLSEGATTNHINIADSIFTVVEDFENWKHRQTFIGKSFGQGWWFICTDSLQGGNSRVVEGIDSDKILVTGDSAKSGSSLHLIFNIDQETEGHYGVAGFSIGDDFDEDEMFAFYDLRSATAISFDAKGSGKISLQITKRGNDGKRDFHQTAFVTLDDEWEHFTFTADDFDTELIAVNTINILVTEDAEIFLDNIRFDGISPSMWPSLGMRF from the coding sequence ATGAAGGTTATTCACGCCCTTTCGCTTTTCGCGGCCAGCCTCGGCGTCGCATTCACTGCCTGCAGCACAAATGAAAATTCTGTCGCAAACGGTACAGGCAGCAACGCCGGCGAAACCGAAATTGCTGGCATCGTTACAGCCACCAATCACGGAATGCCCCTCAAAAACGCCGTCGCCCGCGTATGGATTCTAAACGAGGATTCCATGCTCGTCGCCTACGAAGACTCCCTTGACGACAACGGCATTCTCAAGATCAACTCCGTCGCCCTGAGCGAAAAGAAAGCACCCGTCCAGTTACTCGAAATGCGCTCCGGAGATTCGCTCTCTATTATGCGCTGGGTCGATCTGGAACGCAGTCCGGAGCAGAATCTCGCCATCGCCCAAAGCGAAAGTCTGAAAGGCTTTATCACCAACAACGGCACGGCCGTCGAGAACGCAACCGTAAGCATTCTAGACCAAACCGTTACCACGGACGCACAAGGATACTTTGAATTCAGCGGTTTGCCCGCTGGCGTGCACTACGCCTTCGTCGAAGGCTATTTTGGCAAATTCTCTTACCAGATGGAAACCGGCCTAAGCGAAGGCGCCACGACAAATCACATCAACATCGCCGACAGCATTTTCACCGTTGTCGAAGACTTTGAAAATTGGAAACACAGGCAGACCTTTATCGGCAAGAGCTTCGGACAAGGTTGGTGGTTTATTTGCACCGACTCCCTACAAGGCGGGAACAGCCGCGTCGTCGAAGGCATCGACAGCGACAAGATTCTCGTTACCGGCGACAGCGCCAAGAGCGGCAGCAGTCTGCACCTGATTTTCAATATCGATCAGGAAACAGAAGGCCATTACGGCGTCGCAGGATTCTCCATCGGCGACGACTTTGACGAAGACGAAATGTTCGCTTTCTACGACTTACGCAGCGCCACCGCCATTTCGTTCGACGCCAAGGGCAGCGGAAAGATTTCGTTGCAAATTACCAAGCGCGGCAACGACGGCAAGCGAGACTTCCACCAGACCGCCTTCGTGACGCTCGACGACGAATGGGAACATTTCACTTTTACCGCCGACGATTTCGACACGGAACTTATCGCCGTCAACACCATCAACATCTTGGTGACCGAGGACGCAGAGATTTTCTTGGACAACATTCGCTTTGACGGCATTTCGCCGAGCATGTGGCCAAGCCTCGGAATGCGATTCTAG
- a CDS encoding glycosyl hydrolase, whose protein sequence is MFKRKLSVILAATLATTAFAAKYEAESATVSSEAKIVNSSGVSGTGYASLQEGNISFTGVTAETAGKYTLTIHYKAGDYKANYLKVNGATAGTIDFAATTGWADVTTAVTLKAGTNTIAIEKYWGWIDVDYIDISAYESAPFKLSATPVTPNATESAVKLYSFLRENFGKKTISGIMTGDMSGYTLGADFKTHDDVKYIYTRTGKYPALVGLDFLFATGPNASGSWNMEYTDKAISIAKGLWKAGGIPAFTWHWKDPLDKDDAFYIQGADNGQGYTTFDFATGFKSGTTEWDTESAAYKGIVADIDHIADYFLELQKEGVAGIFRPLHEAGGKWFWWSINSGDQFAALYRLVFDRMVKVKGVKNMIWVFNPEGSTVTSWDPGSEYYDVLSIDIYNNANDHSSNASSFDKFKNASNGTKILALSENGPIPDVNNMHTDEAVWSWWMPWYSTWSGTWPGQTKDAVWKSNMDDERVISLEDMPGWDQYKPKQDTSTTRLARVSPFYGAAETIGIFDMNGHYVGISTQGLPQGRYIVRQRIQGRNLNAVYIKK, encoded by the coding sequence ATGTTTAAAAGGAAATTGTCCGTCATTCTTGCGGCAACCCTCGCAACAACAGCCTTCGCAGCCAAATACGAAGCTGAATCGGCAACCGTATCTAGCGAAGCAAAAATTGTCAACAGCAGTGGCGTCTCTGGCACAGGGTACGCAAGCCTCCAGGAAGGCAACATTTCTTTCACAGGTGTCACAGCCGAAACCGCTGGCAAATACACGCTCACAATCCACTACAAGGCGGGTGATTACAAGGCGAACTACCTCAAGGTGAATGGCGCCACCGCAGGCACAATCGACTTTGCAGCAACAACCGGATGGGCGGACGTCACAACGGCCGTCACGCTCAAGGCGGGCACAAACACCATCGCCATCGAGAAATATTGGGGATGGATCGACGTCGACTACATCGACATTTCTGCCTACGAATCCGCTCCCTTCAAGCTTTCTGCGACCCCGGTCACCCCGAACGCAACCGAAAGTGCGGTAAAGCTCTACAGTTTCTTGCGCGAGAACTTCGGCAAGAAAACGATTAGCGGAATCATGACCGGCGACATGAGCGGCTACACGCTGGGCGCCGACTTCAAGACCCACGACGACGTGAAGTACATCTACACGCGCACGGGCAAGTACCCGGCACTCGTCGGCCTCGACTTCCTTTTCGCGACAGGCCCGAACGCTTCCGGCAGCTGGAACATGGAATACACCGACAAGGCCATCTCCATCGCAAAGGGGCTATGGAAGGCTGGCGGCATTCCCGCATTCACCTGGCACTGGAAAGACCCGCTCGACAAGGATGACGCGTTCTATATCCAGGGCGCCGATAACGGCCAGGGATACACGACCTTCGATTTCGCGACCGGATTCAAGAGCGGCACCACCGAATGGGACACCGAAAGTGCTGCCTACAAGGGAATTGTCGCCGACATCGACCACATCGCCGACTACTTCCTCGAATTGCAAAAAGAAGGTGTTGCGGGCATTTTCCGCCCCCTGCACGAAGCGGGCGGAAAGTGGTTCTGGTGGAGTATCAATTCGGGCGACCAGTTCGCGGCCCTCTACCGCCTGGTATTTGACCGCATGGTCAAAGTCAAGGGTGTGAAGAACATGATCTGGGTGTTCAATCCCGAAGGTTCTACCGTCACCTCCTGGGATCCGGGTAGCGAATACTACGACGTGCTTTCCATCGACATCTATAACAACGCAAATGACCATTCCAGCAACGCGAGTTCTTTTGATAAGTTCAAGAACGCATCGAACGGGACGAAGATCCTCGCTCTCAGCGAAAACGGCCCCATTCCCGACGTGAACAACATGCACACCGACGAAGCCGTATGGAGCTGGTGGATGCCGTGGTACAGCACCTGGAGCGGAACCTGGCCCGGCCAAACGAAGGATGCCGTGTGGAAGAGCAATATGGACGACGAACGCGTCATTTCGCTCGAGGACATGCCCGGCTGGGACCAATACAAGCCCAAGCAGGACACCTCTACGACGCGTCTTGCAAGGGTGTCGCCGTTCTACGGGGCTGCAGAAACCATCGGAATCTTTGACATGAACGGCCATTACGTGGGAATTTCTACGCAAGGACTTCCGCAGGGTCGCTACATCGTGCGTCAAAGAATCCAGGGACGCAATCTGAATGCGGTATACATCAAAAAGTAA
- a CDS encoding TIGR02147 family protein: protein MYFDYRDYIRAVVEALQSRGQSIRSIQESAGVSGSAFFNRILDGSRPLSTTNAKTLAKAWGLSDEESEYFLTLVRFGNEKNVDERENLLKKLLAVRASKQEYELQDSALKFFSKWYYPVLRDLLPLLPANTPAEKIGRMFTPALRAPQVQSGIKYLMEAGFVTFNDNGTYRIEQPIISTPPRVRSTILRKYHLKNLEVNSEVYDLFSSDDRSITSVTCSLSKESFEKVREEIAKLREKILAMSREEKNPDRICHVGFQLVNRAKVKEGK from the coding sequence ATGTACTTTGATTACCGGGATTATATCCGGGCCGTCGTGGAGGCATTGCAATCCAGAGGGCAGTCCATCCGTTCCATCCAAGAAAGCGCCGGAGTCTCGGGTTCCGCCTTTTTCAACCGCATTCTGGACGGATCCCGCCCGCTTTCCACTACAAATGCAAAGACTCTCGCCAAGGCTTGGGGCCTTTCCGACGAAGAATCCGAATACTTTCTGACGCTAGTCCGCTTCGGCAACGAAAAAAACGTGGACGAACGCGAAAATCTGCTCAAGAAACTTCTCGCCGTACGCGCGAGCAAGCAGGAATACGAGCTCCAGGATTCCGCCCTCAAGTTCTTTTCGAAGTGGTACTACCCCGTTTTGCGCGACTTGTTGCCGCTCCTCCCCGCAAACACCCCCGCCGAGAAAATCGGCCGGATGTTCACGCCAGCGCTCCGCGCCCCGCAAGTGCAAAGCGGAATCAAGTACCTCATGGAAGCCGGATTCGTCACTTTCAACGACAACGGAACTTATCGCATCGAGCAGCCGATTATCTCGACGCCGCCGCGCGTACGCTCCACCATTCTGCGCAAATACCATTTGAAGAATCTCGAAGTCAATAGCGAAGTTTACGACCTGTTCTCGAGCGACGACCGTAGCATCACCAGTGTAACCTGCAGCCTTTCCAAGGAAAGCTTCGAAAAGGTTCGCGAAGAAATCGCCAAGCTTCGCGAAAAAATTTTGGCCATGTCCCGCGAAGAAAAGAACCCTGACCGCATCTGTCATGTCGGATTCCAGCTCGTGAACCGCGCCAAGGTGAAGGAGGGCAAATAA
- a CDS encoding glycoside hydrolase family 5 protein yields the protein MKRTKMAIAALCALAFASSAFATIQPTRVGPVSQYGALQSGKNSAGEGRIYGSVQGVKDGAEVQVRGMSLTWSQYWPYGSSFYGSSFIDTLVGSWNVELVRSAMGVVPPWGHGSYMTRPEYFESQMDTVVQAAIQNDVYVLIDWHSEGGYYNCIHKGTKPKYEFNDNKTCFTANDAAAFFGRMAERYGKYPHVIFEIYNEPVSESWADLKAYADTVISAIRKHSKNLVIVGTPMWSSMAGDAVAAPVQDDNVAYTYHFYANLHQTSSHLSSSNKAMEAGLSVFVTEWGGIDEIFTKEAHKTELEKFLAWTNEKKISCAKWDVEKPFLENNDVDNYIKENILPAKTTYQKNLNWETEINDKLPNLITYGAGTEIPGKWSSTSDIDDYGDEQGDKGNSTFTDNSTETTVKMDNLKLDTVGTGFDYAPYIRAEYAFDGAPDLSKCKMVSYRYKGANHQFILYYDWNASIDVFGEGAWDYPFVEMPYAPEWETVYVDLGWMMSNGWQAALPLTPVLSAATAFRFNVTNDFFDTSLWVENIKCIESVEGYTPVKIPTNTDAVQTQIAKANYRINTNGLNIVATGIKNGTHYSLSNILGQTLRSGTANASSIKLSAPQAGRYILRIGNSIHPISIK from the coding sequence ATGAAAAGAACAAAAATGGCTATTGCAGCCTTGTGCGCTCTCGCTTTTGCAAGCAGCGCGTTCGCCACCATTCAACCCACGCGCGTTGGTCCCGTTAGCCAATACGGCGCTTTGCAAAGCGGCAAGAACTCCGCTGGCGAAGGCCGCATTTACGGCAGCGTGCAAGGCGTCAAGGACGGCGCCGAAGTCCAGGTTCGTGGAATGAGCCTCACTTGGAGTCAGTACTGGCCGTACGGCAGCAGCTTTTACGGGAGTTCCTTTATCGACACTTTGGTCGGCTCCTGGAACGTTGAACTCGTCCGCTCTGCCATGGGCGTCGTGCCGCCTTGGGGACACGGAAGCTACATGACCCGCCCCGAATATTTCGAATCGCAAATGGACACCGTGGTTCAAGCCGCTATTCAAAACGATGTTTACGTCTTGATCGACTGGCACAGCGAAGGCGGTTACTACAACTGCATCCATAAGGGAACAAAGCCTAAGTACGAATTTAACGACAACAAGACCTGCTTTACCGCAAACGATGCCGCCGCCTTCTTCGGGCGCATGGCCGAACGCTACGGCAAGTATCCGCATGTCATTTTCGAAATCTACAACGAACCCGTGAGTGAATCCTGGGCAGACCTGAAAGCCTACGCCGACACGGTCATCAGCGCGATTCGCAAACATTCGAAAAACCTGGTAATCGTCGGAACCCCGATGTGGTCTTCTATGGCAGGCGATGCCGTAGCCGCCCCCGTACAAGACGATAACGTCGCCTACACTTACCATTTCTACGCCAACCTGCATCAGACTTCTAGCCACTTGTCCAGTTCCAACAAGGCGATGGAAGCCGGCCTTAGCGTATTCGTAACGGAATGGGGCGGCATCGATGAAATCTTCACCAAGGAAGCCCACAAGACCGAACTTGAAAAATTCCTCGCATGGACCAACGAGAAGAAAATTTCTTGTGCCAAGTGGGATGTCGAAAAGCCCTTCCTCGAAAACAACGATGTCGACAACTACATCAAAGAAAACATTTTGCCCGCAAAGACCACCTACCAGAAAAATCTGAACTGGGAAACCGAAATCAACGACAAGTTGCCCAACTTGATTACATACGGTGCAGGCACCGAAATTCCGGGCAAGTGGAGCAGCACCAGCGACATCGATGACTACGGCGACGAACAGGGCGACAAGGGAAATTCCACCTTCACCGACAACTCTACCGAAACCACCGTGAAAATGGACAACCTGAAGCTTGACACCGTCGGTACCGGTTTCGATTACGCTCCGTACATTCGCGCAGAATACGCGTTCGACGGCGCACCCGATTTGTCCAAGTGCAAAATGGTAAGTTACCGCTACAAGGGAGCGAACCACCAATTTATCCTCTACTACGACTGGAACGCCAGCATCGATGTCTTTGGCGAAGGCGCCTGGGACTACCCCTTTGTCGAAATGCCGTACGCACCCGAATGGGAAACGGTCTACGTGGATTTAGGCTGGATGATGAGCAACGGCTGGCAGGCAGCACTCCCGCTAACCCCGGTTCTTTCGGCAGCGACCGCGTTCCGCTTTAATGTAACAAACGATTTTTTCGACACCTCGCTTTGGGTCGAAAATATCAAGTGCATCGAAAGCGTTGAAGGCTATACACCTGTAAAAATTCCCACAAACACAGACGCCGTCCAAACGCAGATTGCAAAGGCGAATTACCGCATAAACACCAACGGATTAAACATTGTCGCCACCGGCATCAAGAACGGCACGCATTACTCGCTTTCGAACATCCTCGGACAGACGCTGCGTTCCGGCACCGCAAACGCAAGCAGCATTAAGCTGAGCGCACCGCAGGCAGGCCGCTACATTCTCCGCATCGGCAATTCCATCCACCCGATTTCAATCAAGTAA